The Primulina huaijiensis isolate GDHJ02 chromosome 17, ASM1229523v2, whole genome shotgun sequence genome window below encodes:
- the LOC140963574 gene encoding uncharacterized protein has product MLIRSYSSTVLNSWLPQKLNSKPEFSVRIIPKSRSLSSIKMSSVSFDDRSKKMAGIASETDLKELERSRPINSGSYSNLHGVLSITDDEEEEYVGGGGGRRLCGGGSGGSGFRDSNGGSESMEMYYQEIIAADPGNSMILSNYARFLKEFKGDVKKAEEFYGRAILANPSDGNVLSLYADLIWQTYEDSIRAQFYFDRAVKAAPNDSDVLGSYARFLWEAEI; this is encoded by the exons ATGCTTATCAGGAGTTATTCGTCAACGGTTCTGAACTCATGGCTTCCTCAGAAGTTGAATTCCAAACCAGAATTCAGCGTGAGAATCATTCCCAAGTCAAGATCCTTGTCATCCATTAAGATGTCATCAGTTTCATTCGATGATCGAAGCAAGAAGATGGCGGGAATCGCTTCGGAAACAGATCTGAAAGAGCTCGAAAGATCAAGACCAATAAACTCTGGTAGTTACTCTAACCTTCATGGGGTTCTCTCAATtactgatgatgaagaagaagaatatgTCGGGGGAGGAGGGGGACGGAGGTTGTGTGGCGGCGGGAGCGGTGGTTCTGGATTCCGGGATTCAAATGGTGGGAGTGAAAGTATGGAGATGTATTATCAGGAGATCATTGCGGCTGACCCTGGCAACTCCATGATCTTAAGCAACTACGCAAGATTTCTGAAAGAG TTTAAAGGAGATGTTAAAAAAGCAGAAGAGTTCTATGGAAGAGCAATTCTGGCAAATCCCAGCGACGGAAATGTTTTGTCACTATATGCAGATTTAATATGGCAAACGTACGAGGATTCAATACGTGCTCAGTTTTACTTTGATCGAGCAGTCAAAGCGGCCCCAAATGATAg TGATGTTTTGGGTTCGTATGCTCGATTTCTTTGGGAGGCTGAGATATGA